One part of the Sorangiineae bacterium MSr11954 genome encodes these proteins:
- a CDS encoding heme ABC transporter ATP-binding protein has translation MIEAVHVSYRTGGIRLVDDISLAVAPGEVVALVGPNGAGKSTLLKLLSGEVSPSSGEVRMGGKSLTEWSLRDRAKVRAFLAQPEDLRFAFSGFDVVLLGRSPHIAGTESMRDRAIARLAMTATDTLAFEDRTYLTLSGGERQRIQLARALAQIWESPESNTGPLAHPRALLLDQPTNDLDLRHQHTVLHWARKMAADGVAVVAVLHDLNLAAQCADRIAVLRRGRCIASGPPQAVLNAELLREVFDVEATVLPHPELACPLIVTRGLASTLRPAPSFTSSDSEARCKERGPS, from the coding sequence TTGATCGAAGCCGTGCATGTGAGCTACCGCACCGGCGGCATCCGGCTCGTCGACGACATTTCACTCGCCGTTGCCCCCGGCGAGGTGGTGGCGCTGGTGGGCCCCAACGGCGCCGGCAAGTCCACGCTCTTGAAGCTGCTCTCCGGCGAGGTCTCCCCCAGCTCCGGCGAGGTGCGCATGGGTGGAAAATCGCTCACCGAGTGGTCTTTGCGCGACCGCGCCAAGGTGCGGGCCTTTCTTGCGCAGCCCGAGGATCTGCGCTTCGCGTTCAGCGGCTTCGACGTGGTCCTGCTCGGGCGGTCGCCCCACATCGCAGGGACCGAATCGATGCGCGATCGCGCCATCGCGCGGCTGGCCATGACCGCCACCGACACGCTCGCCTTCGAGGACCGCACCTACCTGACGCTCTCGGGCGGCGAGCGCCAGCGCATTCAGCTGGCGCGCGCGCTCGCCCAGATCTGGGAGAGCCCCGAGTCGAACACGGGCCCGCTCGCGCACCCGCGCGCACTCTTGCTGGACCAGCCCACGAACGACCTGGATCTCCGCCATCAGCACACCGTGCTGCACTGGGCCCGAAAAATGGCGGCCGACGGGGTCGCGGTGGTGGCGGTGCTGCACGATCTCAACCTGGCCGCGCAGTGCGCCGACCGAATCGCCGTGCTTCGCCGCGGCCGCTGCATCGCATCCGGGCCGCCGCAGGCCGTGCTGAACGCCGAGCTTTTGCGCGAGGTCTTCGACGTCGAGGCGACGGTGCTGCCGCACCCCGAGCTTGCCTGCCCCCTGATCGTCACGCGGGGCCTGGCATCTACGTTACGTCCCGCCCCGTCCTTCACGTCTTCGGACAGCGAAGCGCGTTGCAAAGAAAGAGGTCCATCATGA
- a CDS encoding M15 family metallopeptidase produces MRPTFRLALALAFTTIATTALADTPEEHGQPVLDPSAAGTSLPTLDLEADAERGIDINVRFPFLAFVHTIDPWTEQSMMNVSWHPGCPVPISDLRAVDMTYWGFDKRPHWGRLIVHHDVSASVVRAFKAMYTARFPIRRMEPVDRYGGSDDASMLADNTSAFNCRAKTGGTTFSIHSYGRAIDINTVENPYVKGALVLPSTGAPFADRTNIRPGMILEGDLVTRAFDLEGFDWGGRWTSLKDYQHFEIVPPTN; encoded by the coding sequence ATGCGACCGACCTTCCGCCTTGCACTGGCCCTAGCATTCACCACCATCGCCACCACGGCCCTCGCCGACACCCCCGAGGAGCACGGCCAACCGGTCCTCGATCCGTCTGCGGCTGGCACCTCGCTCCCGACCCTCGATCTCGAAGCCGATGCCGAACGCGGTATCGACATCAACGTTCGCTTTCCCTTCCTCGCCTTCGTCCACACCATCGACCCGTGGACGGAGCAGTCGATGATGAACGTCTCCTGGCACCCCGGCTGTCCCGTGCCCATCTCCGATCTCCGCGCCGTCGACATGACCTACTGGGGCTTCGATAAGCGCCCGCACTGGGGCCGGCTCATCGTCCACCACGATGTCAGCGCCTCGGTCGTTCGGGCCTTCAAGGCGATGTACACCGCCCGTTTCCCCATCCGCCGCATGGAACCGGTCGACCGCTACGGCGGCAGCGACGACGCTTCGATGCTGGCCGACAACACCTCCGCCTTCAACTGCCGCGCCAAAACCGGCGGGACCACCTTTTCCATCCACTCCTACGGGCGCGCCATCGACATCAATACGGTCGAGAACCCCTATGTCAAAGGCGCCCTCGTGCTCCCCTCCACCGGCGCTCCCTTTGCCGATCGCACCAACATCCGTCCCGGCATGATCCTCGAAGGCGACCTCGTCACCCGCGCCTTCGACCTCGAAGGCTTCGACTGGGGCGGCCGCTGGACCTCGCTCAAAGACTACCAACACTTCGAAATCGTCCCCCCGACCAACTAA
- a CDS encoding TonB-dependent receptor: protein MKTDVVTSEEMDRRGATNVAEALTSQPGVRVDPGAYGYLGNVSAIQIQGFDRNRVLILEDGERMTGDVGGAIDLATLPTGDLSRIEIVSGPSSSLYGSSALGGVVNLVTAPPRFEGPSGRVRLEGRSQRAVLVQANGAYRSGKTWAALDLNLFRQDGLARVAELPDRQLPDTARHMVGLRAGTALSKRIDLRVRARWLHDRLDGLRSEQAPGLGRYLIDLPEETHRYTLHVIESIDLGKGSNLRITLGRQWSDNETADDRRNSPIDQIRDRHQRMHSIEAVATLADGPRTWVFGGRAEAETFSQYLTKSESVASGVVTRRQEEVVPQSFGNAAIYGQMEWRLGKLTVLPGVRFEGHTRYGSALAPRLALAYRPAKELGLRVSSGRGFRAPSAKELGFVFDHSYYGYRVLGNAELVPETSWGVNADVTWQPDRAVTLRGASFMNWVDSLIDIDLANGITRGTVVDYRYTNFGKARTFGADALATLRLWSDRLRADVSYSYLWTRDDSSDRPLAGKPPHTVTVSVLARLPEKFEVYGRWRMTTDAFLTEDSRSPAYSMLDFRLGREVWPKSQAYVGVLNLLDAHQDVGRVGDTRPPLGRVIYLGLRAELPWEDEDARAHP from the coding sequence GTGAAAACCGATGTCGTGACCTCCGAGGAGATGGATCGCCGGGGAGCCACCAACGTGGCCGAGGCCCTCACCTCGCAACCGGGGGTGCGGGTGGACCCGGGTGCCTACGGCTACCTGGGGAATGTCAGCGCCATTCAGATTCAGGGCTTCGATCGCAATCGCGTGCTCATTCTCGAAGACGGCGAGCGGATGACGGGGGACGTGGGCGGCGCCATCGATCTGGCCACCCTTCCCACCGGGGATCTTTCGCGCATCGAGATCGTGAGCGGGCCTTCGAGCTCACTCTACGGCTCCAGCGCGCTGGGCGGCGTGGTGAACCTGGTGACCGCGCCGCCGCGCTTCGAGGGGCCGAGCGGTCGCGTGCGCCTCGAAGGGCGAAGCCAGCGGGCGGTCCTGGTGCAAGCCAATGGGGCGTATCGGTCGGGCAAAACATGGGCGGCGCTCGACTTGAACCTGTTTCGTCAGGATGGGCTCGCGCGGGTGGCCGAGCTCCCCGATCGGCAGCTGCCCGATACCGCGCGGCACATGGTGGGGCTGCGCGCCGGCACCGCGCTCTCGAAGCGGATCGATCTTCGGGTGCGCGCGCGGTGGCTCCACGATCGGCTGGACGGGCTGCGCTCGGAGCAGGCGCCGGGGCTGGGGCGCTACCTCATCGATCTTCCGGAGGAGACGCATCGGTATACCCTCCACGTCATCGAGTCGATCGATTTGGGGAAGGGCTCGAACCTTCGCATCACCTTGGGCCGCCAGTGGAGCGACAACGAGACGGCCGACGATCGTCGCAACTCGCCCATCGATCAAATCCGCGATCGGCATCAACGGATGCACAGCATCGAGGCGGTGGCGACCCTGGCCGACGGCCCGCGCACCTGGGTCTTCGGCGGGCGCGCGGAGGCCGAGACGTTCTCGCAGTACCTGACCAAGTCCGAGAGCGTCGCCAGCGGTGTGGTGACCCGGCGGCAAGAAGAGGTGGTGCCTCAGAGCTTCGGCAACGCCGCGATCTACGGGCAGATGGAGTGGCGGCTCGGGAAGCTCACGGTGCTGCCGGGGGTGCGCTTCGAGGGGCACACGCGCTACGGGAGCGCGCTGGCGCCGCGGCTGGCGCTGGCGTACCGGCCGGCGAAGGAGCTCGGGCTGCGCGTCTCCTCGGGTCGCGGCTTTCGCGCGCCCAGCGCCAAGGAGCTGGGGTTCGTCTTCGATCATTCGTATTACGGTTACCGCGTGCTCGGCAATGCGGAGCTGGTGCCGGAGACGTCGTGGGGCGTGAACGCCGATGTGACGTGGCAGCCCGATCGCGCGGTGACCTTGCGGGGTGCGTCGTTCATGAACTGGGTCGACAGCCTGATCGACATCGATCTGGCCAACGGGATCACGCGCGGCACGGTGGTCGACTACCGCTATACGAACTTCGGCAAGGCGCGCACCTTCGGGGCCGACGCCCTCGCCACCCTTCGTCTCTGGAGCGATCGGCTGCGCGCCGACGTGAGCTACTCGTACCTCTGGACGCGCGACGACTCGAGCGATCGCCCGCTCGCGGGGAAGCCGCCGCACACGGTGACGGTGTCGGTGCTCGCGCGCTTGCCGGAGAAGTTCGAGGTGTACGGCCGGTGGCGCATGACCACCGACGCGTTCCTCACGGAGGACTCGCGCTCGCCCGCGTACTCGATGCTCGATTTTCGCCTCGGTCGCGAGGTGTGGCCGAAGTCGCAGGCCTATGTCGGCGTTCTCAATTTGCTCGATGCGCACCAGGACGTCGGGCGGGTGGGCGATACGCGCCCGCCGCTCGGCCGCGTGATCTACCTGGGCCTTCGGGCCGAGCTTCCCTGGGAGGATGAAGATGCGCGCGCGCACCCGTAG
- a CDS encoding NADPH:quinone reductase, with protein MGRMPPPDPAPGEVRVRVHASGINPGDVKKRAPWLDMPMAYPRIVPHSDGAGVIDAVGPGISASRIGERVWCFGAQSYRPFGTAAELTCVPSEQAVTLPDDVSYVQGACFGIPGMTGHRAVFADGPVNGRTVLVRGALGAVARAAIVLAVRGGATVVATVRSASEAASARATGAHHIVVQSEPDFAARILELTGGRGVDRIVEVAFDANIRSDHDVIALGGTIAAYATLQPEPALPFWPLLFKDVTIRLLGSDDFPPAAKLDAARDITAAASALVYPIAARFPLESIAEAHLAVERGARGRVVLDVLDVLDVLSTR; from the coding sequence ATGGGACGAATGCCCCCGCCGGATCCGGCCCCCGGCGAGGTGCGGGTGCGCGTTCATGCATCGGGCATCAACCCGGGTGACGTCAAGAAACGCGCACCTTGGCTCGACATGCCCATGGCATATCCGCGCATCGTTCCGCATAGCGATGGGGCAGGGGTGATCGACGCAGTTGGCCCCGGCATTTCCGCCTCCCGCATCGGCGAGCGCGTGTGGTGTTTCGGAGCCCAATCGTATCGACCGTTTGGCACCGCCGCGGAGCTCACCTGCGTCCCATCCGAGCAAGCCGTCACCCTCCCGGACGACGTCAGTTACGTGCAAGGTGCATGTTTCGGGATCCCCGGGATGACGGGGCACCGCGCCGTCTTCGCCGACGGCCCCGTGAATGGTCGCACCGTCCTCGTTCGCGGTGCCCTCGGCGCGGTGGCGCGCGCCGCCATCGTGCTCGCCGTGCGCGGCGGCGCCACCGTCGTCGCCACCGTGCGCTCCGCATCCGAAGCCGCCTCCGCGCGCGCGACCGGCGCGCACCATATCGTCGTGCAGAGCGAGCCGGACTTCGCCGCGCGCATCCTCGAGCTCACGGGCGGACGCGGTGTCGATCGCATCGTCGAGGTGGCTTTCGACGCCAACATCCGCTCCGATCACGATGTGATCGCGCTGGGCGGCACCATCGCGGCGTACGCGACCTTGCAGCCCGAGCCGGCGCTTCCCTTTTGGCCACTCTTGTTCAAAGACGTCACGATCCGACTCCTCGGGAGCGACGACTTTCCGCCCGCGGCCAAGCTCGATGCCGCCCGCGACATCACCGCCGCCGCCTCGGCTCTGGTCTACCCCATCGCCGCGCGCTTTCCCCTGGAGTCCATCGCCGAAGCGCACCTCGCCGTGGAACGCGGCGCCCGCGGCCGCGTCGTGCTCGATGTGCTCGATGTGCTCGATGTGCTCAGCACTCGATGA
- a CDS encoding HmuY family protein — protein sequence MKKLGLSILLPLLALPFAASAGGCSSDDSSVPLPQDGGNVRDTGTGTPQDSGTKLDGGSCTAAKETLLKPIDSVSEGEVAVLPSVGLSKTIYVDASAGGIANAAKNPRVYVNLETAAKVSVTDRSAETSSAWDLALKRDILFVNNGDGGPANGSALFLEGKGFDDVTAADAQGKDFPKESFFDLECKAKLDERQALKTTFSGWYVYDEATHQITGPKPGVFLVKTAGAKLFKVQILSYKTQKPDAGAAASAQYSLKVQAL from the coding sequence ATGAAAAAGCTTGGATTGTCGATTCTTCTTCCGCTCCTCGCGCTTCCCTTCGCCGCCTCGGCCGGCGGCTGCAGCTCGGACGATTCGTCGGTCCCCTTGCCCCAAGACGGCGGCAACGTCCGCGACACGGGGACGGGCACGCCGCAGGACTCCGGCACGAAGCTGGACGGGGGATCGTGCACGGCGGCCAAAGAGACGTTGCTCAAGCCGATCGACTCCGTGTCGGAGGGCGAGGTCGCGGTCCTTCCTTCGGTGGGGCTCTCCAAGACGATTTACGTCGACGCGAGCGCGGGCGGAATCGCGAACGCCGCGAAGAACCCGCGCGTTTACGTGAACCTGGAGACGGCGGCCAAGGTGAGCGTCACCGATCGATCCGCGGAGACGTCGAGCGCGTGGGACCTGGCGCTCAAGCGCGACATCCTCTTCGTGAACAACGGCGACGGCGGTCCCGCCAATGGAAGCGCGCTGTTCCTCGAGGGCAAGGGGTTCGACGACGTGACGGCCGCCGACGCGCAGGGCAAAGATTTCCCCAAGGAGAGCTTCTTCGACCTCGAGTGCAAGGCCAAGCTCGATGAACGGCAGGCGCTCAAGACCACGTTCTCCGGTTGGTACGTCTACGACGAGGCGACGCACCAGATCACGGGCCCCAAGCCCGGCGTGTTCCTCGTCAAGACCGCGGGCGCAAAGCTCTTCAAGGTGCAAATCCTCTCGTACAAGACGCAAAAGCCCGACGCCGGTGCCGCGGCCAGCGCGCAGTACTCGCTGAAGGTCCAGGCGCTTTGA
- a CDS encoding ATP-binding protein: MTPKGGHLSPELEEALAKAEAAVSRYFQECRGEPGRGIIEISGERYVLIRAGALSVEFFDLVRDLYGPERRCEADDFARNILFDLAHAFGKSDAHILQAKLKLTDPIARMAAGPAHFAHTGWADVELFPESVSEADPERFFSVYDHPVSFEADAWARAGRTPIDFPVCIMNAGYSAGWCEECFGLKLVASEILCRAKGDATCRFIMAHPSQIEEHIANYMQRQPQLAPTMKNYAVPDLFARKRMEDELREAHDELEDRVRLRTQELTTSNELLKQEMAERAQVERKLRQAAKMEAIGRLSGGIAHDFNNLLAVILTRTDLLLRRLGRLEQTAKLAEAIADVDEIKKASERAAKLTRQLLAFGRAQVLRHETLELNDVVGDLARTMVPLVGEDVILVPKLSAERLYVYADRGQIEQAMMNVVVNARDAMPSGGSLTIETAAVELSDAARLSTGELRAGRYNVLTLSDTGDGMSEEILSQIFDPFFTTKPPGKGTGLGLSTVYGAVQQSRGGIDVASTPGRGTTFAIYLPAVEPQEKPPRTVVSPPRWMTGTETVLLAEDERELRRGVAEVLRECGYRVLEARSPEEALAMAEQNPETIDLLITDVIMPKMGGGELAQRVMATRPRIRILFMSGYAPDAAIHGTLFEAGATLLVKPFLPDELARKIREVLDR, from the coding sequence ATGACCCCAAAAGGCGGGCACTTATCCCCGGAGCTGGAAGAAGCCCTCGCCAAAGCCGAAGCGGCCGTCTCACGCTATTTTCAGGAGTGCCGTGGGGAGCCCGGGCGCGGAATCATCGAAATATCCGGGGAGCGCTACGTCCTCATCCGAGCGGGCGCGCTCTCCGTCGAGTTCTTCGATTTGGTCCGCGATCTCTACGGGCCCGAGCGCCGTTGCGAGGCGGACGACTTTGCGCGCAATATCCTCTTCGACTTGGCGCACGCCTTTGGAAAGTCCGACGCGCACATTCTGCAAGCCAAGTTGAAGCTCACCGACCCCATCGCGCGCATGGCGGCCGGTCCCGCCCACTTCGCCCATACGGGATGGGCCGACGTGGAGCTCTTCCCCGAGTCCGTCAGCGAAGCCGATCCGGAGCGGTTTTTCTCGGTCTACGATCACCCCGTCTCCTTCGAGGCCGACGCGTGGGCCCGCGCCGGGCGTACGCCGATCGACTTCCCCGTTTGCATCATGAACGCCGGGTATTCGGCCGGATGGTGCGAGGAGTGCTTCGGCCTGAAGCTCGTCGCCAGCGAGATCCTCTGCCGCGCCAAGGGGGACGCGACGTGCCGCTTCATCATGGCGCACCCGTCGCAGATCGAAGAGCATATTGCAAACTACATGCAACGGCAGCCTCAGTTGGCGCCCACCATGAAGAACTATGCGGTGCCCGATCTGTTCGCCCGCAAGCGCATGGAGGACGAGCTCCGGGAGGCGCACGACGAGCTCGAGGATCGGGTGCGGCTACGCACGCAGGAGCTCACCACCTCCAATGAGCTCCTCAAGCAGGAGATGGCCGAGCGCGCGCAGGTGGAGCGCAAGCTGCGACAAGCGGCCAAGATGGAGGCCATTGGACGGTTGAGCGGCGGCATCGCGCACGACTTCAACAATTTGCTCGCGGTGATCCTGACCCGTACGGATTTGCTTTTGCGCCGGCTCGGGCGGCTGGAGCAGACCGCGAAGCTCGCGGAGGCCATCGCCGATGTCGACGAGATCAAAAAGGCCAGCGAGCGCGCTGCGAAGCTTACGCGGCAGCTCCTTGCCTTTGGGCGCGCGCAGGTGCTCCGCCACGAGACCCTCGAGCTCAACGACGTGGTGGGCGATCTCGCGCGCACGATGGTGCCCCTGGTCGGCGAGGACGTCATCCTCGTTCCGAAGCTCTCGGCCGAGCGCCTCTATGTGTATGCCGACCGCGGGCAGATCGAACAAGCGATGATGAACGTGGTCGTCAATGCGCGCGACGCCATGCCGAGTGGCGGCTCGCTCACCATCGAGACGGCCGCCGTGGAGCTCTCCGATGCCGCGCGTCTCAGCACCGGGGAGCTTCGCGCCGGGAGGTACAACGTGCTGACGCTCAGCGACACCGGCGATGGGATGAGCGAAGAGATCCTCTCGCAGATCTTCGACCCGTTCTTCACCACCAAGCCGCCGGGCAAGGGAACGGGGCTCGGCCTCTCCACCGTGTACGGCGCCGTTCAGCAGTCGCGCGGCGGCATCGACGTGGCCAGCACCCCGGGACGCGGGACCACGTTTGCCATTTATCTCCCGGCCGTCGAGCCGCAGGAGAAGCCCCCGCGCACGGTGGTCTCCCCTCCCCGCTGGATGACCGGCACCGAAACGGTGCTCCTGGCCGAGGACGAGCGGGAGCTCCGGCGCGGGGTGGCCGAGGTGCTTCGGGAGTGCGGCTACCGGGTCCTGGAGGCGCGCAGCCCCGAGGAGGCGCTGGCGATGGCCGAGCAGAATCCGGAGACCATCGACCTCTTGATCACCGATGTGATCATGCCGAAAATGGGCGGCGGCGAGCTGGCCCAACGGGTCATGGCCACCCGGCCGCGCATCCGCATCCTCTTCATGTCCGGCTACGCACCCGATGCCGCCATCCACGGCACCCTCTTCGAAGCAGGCGCCACCCTCTTGGTCAAACCGTTCCTCCCCGACGAACTCGCCCGCAAAATCCGAGAAGTGCTCGATCGCTAA
- a CDS encoding L-serine ammonia-lyase, whose protein sequence is MPVSVFDLFKIGIGPSSSHTVGPMRAALMFVTGLEADGLLARTAAVKADLYGSLGATGRGHGSDKAVMLGLEGNHPAKIDPYAAHDREAEIRATAKIRLFGQREVAFDPREDIVMHRLKSLPFHPNGMMLHAYDAEGVVLRSRTYYSVGGGFVVDEQAAGADRIKASDTQVPHPFRTGAELLALADETGLSISRIMLENEKALGKESGHVGAAAIRQGLLEIWSVMKECVQNGFLREGVLPGGLKVKRRSAELYRKLTTRPDPSDPFVVMDWVNLYALAVNEENAAGGRVVTAPTNGAAGVIPAVMHYYANHVPGANDEGIVRYLLTAGAIGVIYKECASISGAEVGCQGEVGSACSMAAAGLTEVLGGSPRQVENAAEIGMEHNLGLTCDPVGGLVQVPCIERNAIAAVKAINAARMALRGDGTHFVSLDKVIKTMRETGEDMKDKYKETSRGGLAVNVIEC, encoded by the coding sequence ATGCCCGTCAGCGTCTTCGATCTGTTCAAGATCGGAATTGGCCCTTCGAGCTCGCACACAGTAGGTCCCATGCGTGCCGCGCTCATGTTCGTCACCGGGCTCGAGGCGGACGGCCTTCTGGCGCGAACGGCCGCGGTGAAGGCGGATCTCTATGGGTCGCTCGGGGCAACGGGGCGCGGGCACGGCAGCGACAAGGCGGTGATGCTGGGGCTCGAGGGCAACCACCCGGCGAAGATCGACCCCTACGCCGCGCACGATCGCGAGGCGGAGATTCGGGCCACGGCCAAGATTCGGCTCTTCGGGCAGCGCGAGGTGGCCTTCGATCCACGCGAAGACATCGTGATGCATCGATTGAAGTCGCTGCCGTTCCACCCCAACGGCATGATGCTGCACGCCTACGATGCCGAAGGGGTCGTGCTCCGGAGCCGTACGTACTACTCCGTGGGGGGCGGGTTCGTGGTCGACGAACAGGCGGCGGGCGCCGATCGGATCAAGGCGTCGGATACGCAAGTCCCCCACCCTTTTCGCACGGGGGCCGAGCTGCTGGCGCTGGCGGATGAAACGGGGCTCTCCATCAGCCGCATCATGCTGGAGAACGAGAAGGCGCTCGGCAAGGAGAGCGGCCACGTGGGCGCAGCCGCCATTCGGCAGGGGCTGCTCGAGATTTGGTCGGTCATGAAGGAGTGCGTGCAGAACGGCTTTTTGCGCGAGGGGGTGCTCCCGGGCGGCCTCAAGGTCAAACGGCGCTCGGCCGAGCTGTATCGCAAGCTCACCACCCGCCCGGATCCGTCCGATCCGTTCGTGGTCATGGATTGGGTGAACCTGTATGCGCTGGCGGTGAACGAGGAGAACGCCGCCGGCGGGCGCGTGGTGACGGCGCCCACCAATGGCGCGGCCGGGGTGATCCCAGCGGTGATGCACTACTACGCCAACCATGTGCCGGGGGCCAACGACGAGGGCATCGTTCGCTACTTGCTCACCGCAGGGGCAATCGGTGTCATTTACAAGGAGTGCGCGTCCATCTCGGGCGCGGAGGTCGGCTGCCAGGGCGAGGTGGGCTCGGCGTGCTCCATGGCCGCCGCGGGGCTGACCGAGGTGCTCGGGGGCTCACCGCGCCAGGTCGAGAACGCGGCCGAGATTGGGATGGAGCACAACCTGGGGCTCACCTGCGATCCGGTGGGCGGCCTCGTTCAGGTGCCGTGCATCGAGCGAAACGCCATCGCGGCGGTGAAGGCGATCAACGCGGCGCGCATGGCCCTGCGGGGCGATGGCACGCACTTCGTGTCGCTCGACAAGGTCATCAAGACCATGCGCGAGACCGGCGAGGACATGAAGGACAAATACAAAGAGACATCGCGCGGCGGGCTGGCGGTCAACGTCATCGAGTGCTGA
- a CDS encoding hemin-degrading factor, translating into MSREDLYERWLALRASEKRLFAVDAATRLNVTECELVASACGAAGSPAAVRLGVSDWSELLLTLPKLGKVKTITRNPSAVIEIEGSYDRVEFFGLMGQSVGSIDLRIFLRVWRHAFYIKEETARGISESLQFFDATGRAIHKLYVRPETNREVFSELIEKYRAADQTTTQVVEHPTPPRAPLPDRDIDAEELRKAWLAMSDTHEFFGLLQRFNVTRTQALRLGGSDLAYPVALDSLERVLESSASSALPIMVFVGNPGIIQIYSGPVGKLVPMDSWINILDPAFNLHVRRDLIDSAWIVRKPTKDGNVTSLELYTAEGDQIALLVGQRKPGQKENESWRNTLETLPRAGSA; encoded by the coding sequence ATGAGTCGAGAGGATCTGTACGAGCGGTGGCTCGCCCTTCGGGCCTCCGAGAAACGCTTATTTGCCGTCGACGCCGCGACCCGTTTGAATGTCACCGAGTGCGAGCTGGTCGCCTCCGCCTGCGGCGCCGCGGGCTCGCCCGCCGCCGTGCGGCTGGGCGTCTCCGACTGGAGCGAGCTGCTCCTGACCTTGCCCAAGCTGGGAAAGGTGAAAACCATCACGCGCAACCCTTCGGCGGTCATCGAAATCGAGGGGAGCTACGACCGGGTCGAGTTCTTCGGCCTCATGGGCCAGAGCGTGGGCTCGATCGACCTGCGTATCTTCCTTCGCGTATGGCGCCACGCGTTTTACATCAAGGAGGAAACCGCACGCGGCATTTCCGAGAGCCTGCAGTTCTTCGACGCCACGGGGCGGGCCATTCACAAGTTGTATGTGCGGCCGGAGACCAACCGTGAGGTGTTCTCCGAGCTGATCGAGAAATACCGCGCCGCCGATCAAACCACGACGCAAGTCGTCGAGCACCCCACCCCACCCCGGGCGCCGCTCCCGGACCGCGACATCGACGCGGAAGAACTCCGCAAAGCGTGGTTGGCGATGAGCGACACGCACGAGTTCTTCGGTCTTCTGCAGCGCTTCAACGTCACTCGGACCCAAGCGCTGCGCCTCGGCGGCAGCGATCTGGCCTATCCCGTCGCGCTGGACAGCCTGGAGCGCGTCCTCGAGAGCAGTGCGTCATCGGCGCTGCCGATCATGGTCTTCGTCGGCAACCCCGGGATCATCCAGATTTATTCGGGTCCGGTGGGCAAGCTGGTCCCGATGGATAGCTGGATCAACATTCTCGATCCCGCCTTCAACCTGCATGTAAGACGCGATCTCATCGACTCGGCCTGGATCGTCCGCAAACCAACCAAGGACGGCAACGTCACATCGCTCGAGCTCTACACGGCCGAAGGCGACCAAATCGCACTCCTCGTCGGCCAGCGAAAACCCGGGCAAAAAGAGAACGAATCCTGGCGCAACACGCTCGAAACGCTCCCGCGAGCGGGGTCCGCTTAG
- a CDS encoding HmuY family protein — translation MRARTRSTIHQLTVPRLAIAMVTCMACSDGSSAKPGKGDAGGDPDPFATGTELRFDVPERGRVFVRLNAPGVVNVAGDPRASGEWDLAFEGFEVFTNSGPSGAGKGGAFGPLEAASYNENPPPAIPRITADTTGGAFLRWYAYDGEAHKLYSRFHVLGIQDGARRWKVQVQTYYGERQGAPISALYRIRAAELFADRAGNAVEIADLDGTAGDASADPSTPSECLDLGTGARTMLTPAAARTSPAWHLCFRRDAISVNGELGGPRGVGAIDFDGAKTAGETLQQVMTRTEAGEKARFDAITYASFESKNPRGDRIVSAFGDTWLDPASATRTPAPGAWVVSSASGAQKYFLGFTGFEHATAKSPGTVVVRIKPFKG, via the coding sequence ATGCGCGCGCGCACCCGTAGCACGATTCACCAGCTCACCGTCCCTCGTTTGGCCATCGCCATGGTCACGTGCATGGCGTGCAGCGATGGCAGCAGCGCCAAGCCGGGCAAGGGCGACGCGGGGGGCGATCCCGACCCGTTTGCCACCGGCACCGAGCTTCGGTTCGACGTCCCCGAGCGCGGTCGCGTCTTCGTTCGCTTGAACGCGCCCGGGGTGGTGAACGTGGCGGGGGATCCCAGAGCATCGGGCGAGTGGGATCTGGCGTTCGAGGGGTTCGAGGTGTTCACCAACAGCGGCCCGTCCGGCGCCGGCAAAGGGGGAGCGTTCGGTCCCCTCGAGGCCGCGTCGTACAACGAGAACCCGCCGCCCGCCATCCCCCGCATCACGGCCGACACCACCGGCGGCGCGTTCCTCCGGTGGTACGCGTACGACGGCGAGGCGCACAAGCTCTATAGCCGCTTTCACGTGCTGGGCATTCAAGACGGCGCGCGCCGCTGGAAGGTCCAAGTGCAAACGTATTACGGCGAGCGCCAAGGCGCGCCGATCAGCGCGCTCTACCGCATTCGCGCCGCGGAGCTGTTCGCCGATCGCGCGGGCAACGCCGTGGAGATCGCGGATCTCGACGGCACCGCGGGCGACGCCAGCGCCGATCCATCGACCCCCAGCGAGTGCCTCGATCTCGGGACGGGTGCGCGCACCATGCTCACCCCGGCCGCCGCGCGCACCTCGCCGGCGTGGCACCTTTGTTTTCGCCGCGATGCCATCTCCGTCAACGGCGAGCTGGGTGGGCCGCGCGGCGTGGGCGCCATCGACTTCGACGGGGCCAAGACGGCGGGCGAGACCTTGCAGCAAGTCATGACGCGAACGGAGGCGGGCGAGAAGGCGCGCTTCGACGCCATCACCTACGCCTCGTTCGAGTCGAAGAACCCGCGCGGCGATCGCATCGTGAGCGCGTTCGGCGACACCTGGCTGGATCCGGCCTCCGCCACCCGCACGCCGGCGCCGGGGGCGTGGGTGGTGAGCAGCGCCAGCGGCGCGCAGAAGTACTTCCTCGGGTTCACCGGCTTCGAGCACGCCACGGCGAAATCCCCGGGGACGGTCGTCGTCCGCATCAAACCGTTCAAAGGATGA